Proteins from one Palaemon carinicauda isolate YSFRI2023 chromosome 26, ASM3689809v2, whole genome shotgun sequence genomic window:
- the LOC137619948 gene encoding uncharacterized protein: MSLVVQGVTRSHGGNYTCHATNVRKTSASAPMHLDVKYTPFCASVQRQHHSVGKLENAEISCKVDANPKNVSFRWTFNNTAEAIDVPEGRFVVVGTESRVNYTPMNELDYGTLLCWANNSIGIQQYPCVFHIVAAGKPDPPHNCRVFDVTISSFQVMCLPGDDGGLNQMFILHLYKVGAVSPMAEFSQTSPSFTNNNLQPATSYRIVLASVNDKGTSRLIELNAYTIKVLEKLEETSAGKHGRCLLEEQFIVDVATPFKATVFERFRSTRLMLQLPSKLQFLNGFQIQEPARDRVRGKGIPLEVILGIIAGVVSLILASVVVVWFRVCRVHTSDEEETDESAGSGSEASSKCQLKDTATAETAVSEATPQVTRHQDIQQSADPSSWSVEGPLIATISAPPYVVAGGDKQYPLATGAPAPASEVTGPQYSQYPEQGSYYTYSQCSAEVQLPTPARKQHNVPYYTDSAQLQQVQDP, translated from the exons ACACTCCCTTCTGCGCCTCAGTGCAGAGGCAACACCATTCTGTGGGAAAACTCGAAAACGCGGAGATATCCTGCAAGGTGGACGCTAACCCCAAGAATGTTTCCTTTCGGTGGACTTTTAATAACACTGCTGAGGCCATTGACGTCCCAGAGGGAAG GTTTGTTGTGGTCGGGACGGAGTCCAGAGTGAACTACACACCAATGAACGAGTTAGATTACGGAACACTTCTTTGCTGGGCGAATAATTCCATTGGGATACAGCAATATCCCTGCGTCTTTCATATTGTGGCTGCTG GGAAACCAGACCCTCCACACAACTGTCGAGTGTTTGATGTTACGATTAGTTCCTTCCAAGTCATGTGTTTGCCGGGGGACGACGGAGGCCTCAATCAGATGTTCATTCTTCAT CTTTACAAAGTTGGAGCTGTCTCTCCAATGGCGGAGTTTAGTCAGACGTCTCCTTCCTTCACCAACAATAACCTGCAGCCCGCAACATCCTACAGGATCGTTTTGGCTTCGGTGAATGACAAAGGGACGTCCAGACTCATAGAGCTTAACGCCTACACCATTAAGGTGCTGGAGAAGTTGGAAGAAACTAGTGCAGGTAAACATGGTCGTTGTCTTCTGGAAGAGCAGTTCATA GTTGATGTTGCAACTCCCTTCAAAGCTACAGTTTTTGAACGGTTTCGAAGTACAAGGTTGATGTTGCAACTACCATCAAAGCTACAGTTTTTGAACGGTTTCCAAATACAAG AACCAGCGCGCGACAGAGTCCGCGGAAAGGGCATTCCTCTGGAGGTGATCCTTGGCATCATCGCTGGAGTGGTATCCCTAATCCTGGCCTCCGTTGTGGTGGTTTGGTTCCGAGTCTGTAGGGTCCACACCAGCGACGAGGAGGAGACCGACGAAAGCGCCGGCAGCGGAAGCGAAGCCAGTTCGAAGTGCCAGCTCAAGGACACGGCGACTGCCGAAACCGCCGTTTCTGAAGCCACCCCTCAGGTTACTCGTCACCAAGACATTCAGCAATCGGCAG ATCCTTCATCATGGTCAGTTGAAGGACCCCTCATTGCAACGATATCAGCTCCTCCTTACGTCGTGGCAGGAGGAGACAAGCAATATCCTTTAGCAACTGGAGCGCCGGCGCCTGCCTCCGAG GTCACTGGGCCTCAGTACTCGCAGTATCCAGAACAGGGAAGCTACTACACTTATTCCCAGTGTTCAGCCGAAGTCCAGTTGCCGACTCCTGCCAGGAAGCAACATAACGTGCCTTATTATACTGACTCTGCTCAACTTCAACAG GTTCAGGACCCTTAA